One region of Polynucleobacter sp. MWH-Aus1W21 genomic DNA includes:
- a CDS encoding molybdopterin-binding protein encodes MELKVKLSARNTLNGKVVELKMGQTTSHVKLDIGGGHIVTASITNEAVDELNLKVGDQAWAVIKASDVMIAKSA; translated from the coding sequence ATGGAACTGAAAGTCAAACTTAGCGCTCGCAACACCCTAAATGGAAAAGTAGTTGAACTAAAGATGGGTCAAACTACTTCTCACGTAAAGCTGGATATTGGCGGCGGCCATATTGTGACTGCCTCCATTACCAATGAAGCGGTTGACGAACTGAATCTCAAGGTTGGAGATCAAGCTTGGGCTGTTATTAAAGCCTCTGATGTCATGATCGCCAAAAGCGCGTAA